The following are from one region of the Ischnura elegans chromosome X, ioIscEleg1.1, whole genome shotgun sequence genome:
- the LOC124170627 gene encoding prostatic spermine-binding protein-like produces the protein MVGVRTEALTTTALSICKCFKVPRADQSGVSARRQHSSASGERTVRDIIQLEKEGNHDDDKIEKDRGGKDADDGDDSESDNCAPNVDDDDDSERAARDLLSDGVDEDQDQGAPDADGDDEIGRSARNVRN, from the exons GAGGACTGAGGCACTCACCACGACTGCTCTCTCGATCTGCAAGTGCTTCAAAGTGCCGAGGGCAGACCAATCAGGTGTCTCAGCCAGGAGGCAGCACAGCTCAGCTAGTGGAGAAA gAACAGTAAGAGATATTATCCAATTAGAAAAAGAAGGGAATCACGATGATGACAAAATTGAAAAGGATCGTGGTGGAAAGGAtgctgatgatggtgatgatagTGAAAGTGATAATTGTGCACCGAAcgtggatgatgatgatgatagtgagCGTGCTGCGCGAGACTTATTGTCAGATGGTGTGGATGAAGACCAAGATCAAGGTGCACCAGACGCAGATGGTGACGATGAAATAGGTCGTAGTGCACGGAATGTTCGGAACTGA